The region CCTTCCTTTGCGTTGGTCTCGCCATCGTTAGCCTCACCGTTGGTGGTCTCGCTAGTGTCACCGTCACTGAAACAGTATCGCACCACACTTGCGTCTCGCCGTCGCTGCAATCACACCACAATCGCGTCTCGTTGTTCCTCTATTTTCTCGCCTCACTCACGTTCCCTTCGGTAATATCACTATTCTCTTCTTCATAATAAATGTGTTAGGCGTGTAGAGGTGTGATTCAATGTTCCAAGTAGATAAAACAATATGTTTGTCGTGTAGGGAAATATTGTTGATGAGATGATAAGTATTATGGATAACGTGATTCCACATGTTCAATGGTTTGCCACCTTAGTGTTTCAGGGCACACATACTGCATTGGACTTTTGGCTTTTTCTACTAAAATGTTTGTGTGGTGTGACCGGTGTGATAGTTTACAAATAACATTTCATTGATATGTTTGAAGGTTTAGGATTTATATTAAAGTCACTCTCTCATGTTACTAGTTTGGAGGACTATatttagagatgacaaataaacccgttCCCGTGgatattgcccgaacccgtccccggtttgacggggaatccccgcattgactgggtatgggtataggtATGGGGAAttccgactttttcaattgggtatggagaTGGATATGGGCAGTGGCGAAACTTGGACTAAAAATATAGgggggccaaattagatttgttatatataacttttctttagaagaaaaactattcatttttttctcttcatttcctctctTTCATTATATTGTAAGTAGCATATCACgtactaatgaatttttaaattcattatatgtaattctgagaactttagagatttgttttatattgtcttaaattcttggttcttattaaatttctcaagtttagttaacgtaaatgcatttctttttaatctttatcacaaaccttcctctttgaagaaaaaaagaatcaattttttttactttttatcataatctttctaatataaatttatcacatctcacctttttagaaaaaaataaaatttatattcacaaatcacaattatcacaatgcaaaacataacaaaactcatactactttaattaaataaataacacggtataaattcaaaacttaaaaaaaaaaaaaacttaccaTAGGTaacgaaaaacacaaaatccctaaatttcataattaagggttataataatttaggaaaaattataagtaggattcataccaatttcataaaagaatccctaaaatcataattagggtttatattaatttgggataaacttaatttggaagaaacatcctaaaaagaatcataaactaacatacataaatcataataagatactaacatttgatttatgAGAGATAATGCAAGAATGTATACatcaatctcaatctatgtgttgtCAATCTCTATTTCCcgatctatctctttgtatttatctcttttcacacactttcatgataatttacatagtaaaaatatcttacagtcagaaaaaaaaaaactctaatctcttttataaattaatgtctctattaaaatttattattttatcttttattataatttttcagaatataatcttaatataaataatatatattataattttaaaaatatatataaatatatataaaaaaaattcaaaaaaaaaaatgggggagccgtggctcccctgGTCATCACCTAGTTCCGccattgggtatggggatgtacatatccccgctataatacccgtccccgccatatttccattcccgtttaaattattaaaatcttcataattaattaagtaactatatatatatatatatatatatatatatatatatacacacactttatattttttatttcttctaattatttggtttgtatgaaactcattcgtatccaatatatttttcatcttatcataaatctttatgtaattatgttaaaatgatgtatgtaattaaaaatttttatgtatcacatttgaatatttatattattttttaatatttatatttattgtatattttcctttaacatgagaatgtttaatactctcaatttaagtgtttaatagcataaacctttcatttacaaggtaatataaaaaaaaaaaatctttacttattattaataatttttgtttcatttaaacaatttttttgcttctctaaaacaatttttgttatttattgaccattgagtatatatgttgatatttgaaaaaaaaagtagatctctaaggtatttttcatcttatcatatccttaattatacatttatttttctttgtgcgatttctttcaatagactctcaaattatttctaagatacaaatttgttattttttaatacttttattgttgtttattttaatcatgttgaATActcttttgatatatttatctaattattttttatgttctaactcattatcaatcatactgtaatattttcactataattgtataaatatttactacaatataaaaatttaatgtaattcacataaatatttttttatcaccatccaacatatattggagttcaaaagatctTTTGCagcattttgatcaagtgatgtattataacttttaggttaaattatttctttggtccctattttcatagtaaaatatcaatttggtccctcaattttttttatctcaatttggtccctattttggaaaatttgatgcaatcaagttctttccgttagtggtgtagtaacggtgttaaatggggtgtcatgtgtcagtttctgaattttttattattttttttgaattttttttttatttttttgaatttttttaaaaaaataaaaatttgccacgtgtcaagctgataTCGTGCCACATGGAAGTGATAGTGTCACATGTCACAATTATGTCAGGTGTCATTTCcctattctcaatttggtcccagtttattcccaatttttgtaaaaatggtgtaattttgtccctctctaaatttaaaccaaattaaatttatatataaatgtgcacaaatatttctatcaaaattgatatttcaagttaatatttttaacaagattaagtttattttaatttatattttacattaaacattatttaaaattattttaaagttgttaatagaaaataatgctaataacaaaaaaaatcataaattatattgatattttattacatcatactttaatattgttttttatttgatttatattttaaataattgcatattttaaaatgtgtaaaattcaataatttctatacaaatgttttagttggtgtaaaaagaataattatataaatttaagaaaaattaactagtttatgtaacaaaaaacaaataaatttaaaatttaaaaataattttaagtaaaattgaatgtgaaacaaatttaaataaacttagttttgttgaaaatatgtaataaaaatatcaatttgaataaaaaaaattaaatttaataaaaatatttgtataacatttatataaaagttaatttttgtttcaatttggagggcggcgaaattgcacaatttttacaaaaattgagactaaattgagacaaaaattaaaatatagggaccaaattgagaatgagaaaatgacatcTGGCATaattgtgacacgtggcactgtcacggccacgtggcacgatgtcagcttgatacgtgacaaatttttaattgtttttaaaaaaatttaaaaaataataaaaaaatttaaaaaataataaaatattcaaaaaatctAGAAACTAACACATGACatcccatttaacaccgttactacaccactaacggaaaggacttgattacatcaaattttccaaaataaggaccaaattaagataaaaaaaattgaggaaccaaattgatattttgctacCAAAATGAAGCCAAaggaataatttaaccttacttttattagtgtataaaaaaaatattgattatgtCACGGCCACGTtgcacgatgtcagcttgatacgtggcaaatttttaattgtttttaaaaaaatttaaaaaataataaaaaaatttaaaaaataataaaatattcaaaaaatctagaaactgacacatgacatcccatttaacaccgttactacaccactaacggaaaggacttgattacatcaaattttccaaaataaggaccaaattaagataaaaaaaattgaggaaccaaattgatattttgctacCAAAATGAAGCCAAaggaataatttaaccttacttttattagtgtataaaaaaaatattgattagaatttaagaaattgaagtaaacaaacatttaaaatatattttaatttgaatatttgtttttcttttatatttttaaaaaatatttttaaattttatgaactatgtttgcaaatttaataaatatttttgttctaatgaaattttatttgatattctaatctaaaatgttaaaattatgatttatttcaaagtaattgatattgaagaaacaaccatcgtcataaatatgtgataatattatgtttcttttatcataattttttattattttataacaaattaattaaaattaacattgaagtagtaagacaacaggtatgggtatgggtattaaattatacccgttatccggtggggatggggataggacaaaagtttgatacccgttgggtttaggtatggggatgaggatgaattttttttataagaatgggtatgggatagcgaaacccgtccccgccccgccccgccccgttgccatccctaactaAATTATCAAATTGGTTTCTGAAACTTTCCAACATCACATCTTAAAACAGAGCATTTTGAAACTTCTATTACTATAGGTGACAGAAGAGTTTGATTTTATTAACATATTcccaatattataatatttaattcccaaattcttttaaaattaaaacattatgagataaaaaataatatattataaaactaatattttattaaaatattccccatattataatattttaattcccaaattcttgtaaaattaaaatattcttttaaaatattcatttgaaTTGAATGGTTTGTTTAAGTATATATGAAATGGCAATGCTATGCGTACAAGGGTGTGGTGGTAGCTCCGTACGTACCCGGTTGTCATGATTGTTACGAAACAAAACTCCTATTTGAGACCACAACAACCTTTTAAAGTAGTATGTTTCAGAGTACATATCAAATAAGATTAATTAAAAGAATCAATAAAAAGTATTTACAGTCctgaattcaaaatataaaatgtaaataaaaccACACCCTCaaagatatttttcaaattctCTCTGGGCCTACATAAAAGCTTGGTTGGTGACTGTGCCATCTTCTCTGCTTTTCCTATAAATTAATGGAGTTTGGGTTCTTGAATATTCAAAGCAAAACTCATCCTATCTTCCTTAGAATACTCGAAAACCAAGCATGTCTACAGTATCATCATCAATTCCTGTTTTCCCTTATGATGCCAAACCCAACTCAAACGTCCCTCGACACACCGCAACTTTTCATCCTTCCATTTGGGGAGATTATTTCCTTTCCTATGATTCCAGTTTTCATGTACGTGCATAACCCATTCATGTCTAATCTTACTTTTTAAGTTTAGTTTCATTTACTCAATGTCAGTTTtacttaattatgtttatttgtttggaATAATTTTAGTAgtgtattaaatattagttatagTACTTCATGTTAACATATTCAcatcaaatttcataaaagaaatatattcatAAGAACAGTTATTTACTTTTTGccaaaatcaacaaattttcTTACGCTGGAGTTTTCATAACCACATGCAGGAAGATGATAGCGACATGAAGCAAGTTCCAGTACTAAAAGAATATGTGAGGGAGATGATTGTCTCTCCTGTTGGTAACAATATCCTCTTTAAATTAAACATCATCAACTCAGTCCAACGTTTGGGTGTTTCTTATCATTttgaacatgaaattgatgaagCATTGCATCAAATTTATGAGATTTCAACAAAGGACAACAATATAATAAGTTACAATGATGATCTTCATCATCTCGCTTTACTCTTCCGGTTGCTTAGACAACAAGGATATCCTATTTCATCGGGTATGACTTTGCCACTATTACACCAAATTAATATTTCTCATTTGATCATCTATTCCTTATTTGTACCATACGATGAACTCATTTCTGTCCAGAAGAGTCATATAGTTAggaatgacaaaaatattagTGCTTACATGTATCTTTGGATAAAATCCGCATAGTACACGTGGATAATGGGTAACGAGTATTAAAATACTTGTTTATAAATGGATCGGATGCGAGTACCATACTACTCACACTCCCAGATATTCATTactcacaaaaatttaaatttaaatttaaaatttaaatttaatttatattatgtttaataattttatttagattttatttaaaaaaattattatatatatatatatatatatatattatatttgtggGTAAGCAGGTACCCATAGATACCTATAGTTTTAAAAGAACTTgcagatattttttaaacaggTACCTAGCGTGTAAATAGATGGGTAGTGAGTGAATTCATTTTTTACGGATCGGGTAGTAGGTAGGCATTATCCGTATCTAACCCGATCCATTATCATTCCTACATTTAGCTAGTTAAGTTTATCCAAACCAATttgtaagtttttattaaatttaaaattagaaatttgtAGTgcaaaagtttaacaaaaattacttCATCACAATTAAGTTGATTTGAAACATACACATATATCTTGAAATTTAACACGTTATTTACTTGCGAAACAGATGTATTTTGCCAATTGAAGGACAAAGCAGGAAACTTTAAGGAAAGCATTTTGAATGATGTACAAGGAATGTTGAGCTTGTATGATGCATCCCAATTAAGATTCCATGGGGAAGATATACTTGAAGAGACATATAGTTTCACTCTCACTGAGTTAACTAAGTCCTTAACCACCAAATTAAGCCCCTTTCTCTCTGGGTTAGTGCACCGTAGCATAGGACAAGCACTTCGCAAGGGAATGCCTAGGTTGGAGGcaagatattatatatctttctACCAACAAGATCCCTCACATAATCAACGTTTGTTAACCTTTGCAAAACTAGATTTTAATACGTTGCAGAAGCTCCATCAAAAAGAAGTCAGGAATGTGACCAagtaatatttttcttcaaaatttacattttattattaaatgaaaatttaataaataaatccaAGTGCAAGACTTTGAGAAATTAATTgggattttattttgttcaggTGGTGGGTTAAAGATTTGAATGTCTCAGCAAATTTTCCATTTGTACGAGATAGGATTGTGGAAATTTGCTTTTGGATTATTGGAGTCTATTATGAGCCACAATACTACCTTGCTCGAAGGATATTGACCAAATTAACTGCCATGTTATCTATAATTGATGATGTGTATGATGCCTATGGCACCATTGATGAGCTAGAGATTTTCACCAATGCAATAGAAAGGTCAAAAATTGCTTTTATACTATAGTATCTTCTCTATCATATTCTtcaatttagtatatttttaatcttattctttttaaaaaaaaattaaagtaaacttTCTAATGAGTACAGGTGGGATATCTCCTCATTGGTTGATCTCCCAGAATATATGAAATTATGTTATAAGGCACTTTTGGATATTTTTGAAGAAACAGAGCAGGAGTTGAAAAAGCAAGGAAAAGAATACTTCGTCAAGTATTCTAAAAGTGAAGTATGgataagtgttttttattttgttaaactgttccttttaaaaaattaaatagaaattaaaaaatttgtgttGTATATTAGTTAGATATTTGGACATAATAATTTTGCATTTGAAAGATCTTAAgtacttttttattatctatctaatacattataagaaaatatcttattaaCAATCATATTTAGTAGTTAAAAgttgttatttattataatgactaatttcgataccaatttataaaataaataatcattggttcctaaattagtcactatgaatgaaaaattataattggtctctaaatttgtTTCTATAATTTAGCTACCAAGATTTTAGTTGCCAAaggaaattggtcactaatcATTAGTTACTAAGCTTTTTGCTACCGAAAAGAgttggtttctaaattaatctctatttaatttataatcaatttagtgacaaattataattttttattcacaataaataaagactatttttataactaaatcttttttattttgtaaattggtatccaAATTAATCATCCTAATAACTAATAACTAAATagttttagtcactaaaattgaccgttaataaaaaattttcttctAGTGATAGTTTTGAACGGATGGAAGACTTAAAAAACGAGtctttcattatgtagaattaAAAGGTTTATAAGAATATGTTTCTCTTCTATTACCAACGTTATTGATCAAAATGGTGCATTATCTCTCTGTATAAAGATTCTTGGGCTTGCAGCATATCATGTTACAGTGATTGATGAAATTTGACCATGggaaaattttgtgaaaatcgTACAGTGATTATTACCCACGTATTTTGAGtgtttttcatgaattttgacCATGGGAAAATTTCgatttttcttgtaatgttGTATAAATTGGGTAACCAATATTTTGATCCCTAGCTAATAATGTAGCAAAAGATTATTATAAGCAACAAAAAGTACCACACAAACTTCTTTTCATAAATTTGTATTGCTAATTATAGATGAAAAGATTAGCCCAAGCATACCTTAGTGAGTCAAGATGGTTTCATTCCAACCACACACCAACAGTAGAAGAGTATATGGAAGTTGCAACTATTACAAGCACTTATTCTTTGTTGACAACTGTATCTTTCTTGGGCATGGAAGACACAACAGAAGAGGTCCTCATATGGGTAACAAGTCATCCAAAAATTATTGAAGCTGCTTCAGTTATTTCTAGGCTCATGGATGACATTGTTGGAACTGAGGTACATTTAAACACCCATTGCCATTTCTATTCGGTGCGTTATATGGATTCACTAAAAAATGAGTGCATAAGGCTAAATATTTTTATGGGAATCTCGCAAAAAGTACGTTTAAATGCTGAGttgattatgtttttagtccttgaacATTGacacaaaattagaatttgtttttGTCCAAAATTTTGCATTTTAGTTCTCAAACTTTGATAATGAATGAATGTAgtcattttaactcaattatgttaaactttttttacaTGTCAAACATGTTTCACGATAGCATTTGTGTTGCTTACATAATTCAATATACTCTGATTTCAATCTCAACTGAAAAATGTGTTTCAtacataaaaacaatgaaacttaattggattaaaaaactatattaattcacttttaaaatttaagaatacaaatgtgtcaaaattttgaatatgcACGAATTTCAAATTCGCGTCAAATTTCAATGACTGTACATATTtgatctttaaaaaataaattgttcttACTCATATACTCAATGTTACTAGGTTATGTAACTCAACACATTGTTTTAAAACCTGGACGGAAAACCATTAAGTAAACATATAGGTTCACTGATTTATATAAGTAGGAGaacatgattaaataatattttttcttaaatatgcTTTTTGGTCTCAGATTAATTATTAGATTTTGTTTCCTtagaagaaattattttttggctccaataatttattttatttttggtcttaaaaaattttttatatagcattttaaataatgaaacatagtgttttagataataatattgggaaaaagaaattattaggaattgaaaagtgaagaaaagttTATTGGTGTTAAGAAGTGGATTTTGAGCCAAATTCATTTCTATAAAACCTGAGTTTTGCATTCACTTGTATACTCTAAATTGACTTTATCTCTAATCAATGTGGAACTTTCAACACATCTCCTCTTGTTGAAATATAAACATCTTTTAAGCGTGAGACTTGACATTAATGAGTGGTCCGGTAGTGGCCGGATGGCAGGTGTAACTATATGCTCAACATACCTTgttagaatatattttaacaatgacTCTAATACCATGTTAGGAAGGTTCAAGAACTTTAAGCGTAACTCATCCATATAAAACTGACTTGTAAGATAAGGTTTTCaacaatttgttaaaaataaaaactcaatttaattcccaatttctttatatttcatTAGTTGCATTCATGTTAAATTTGTTATCCAATATTTATGCAGTTTGAGCATGAAAGAGGACACGTTGTCTCAAGCGTCGATTGCTATATG is a window of Vigna unguiculata cultivar IT97K-499-35 chromosome 4, ASM411807v1, whole genome shotgun sequence DNA encoding:
- the LOC114181668 gene encoding (-)-germacrene D synthase-like isoform X1 → MSTVSSSIPVFPYDAKPNSNVPRHTATFHPSIWGDYFLSYDSSFHEDDSDMKQVPVLKEYVREMIVSPVGNNILFKLNIINSVQRLGVSYHFEHEIDEALHQIYEISTKDNNIISYNDDLHHLALLFRLLRQQGYPISSDVFCQLKDKAGNFKESILNDVQGMLSLYDASQLRFHGEDILEETYSFTLTELTKSLTTKLSPFLSGLVHRSIGQALRKGMPRLEARYYISFYQQDPSHNQRLLTFAKLDFNTLQKLHQKEVRNVTKWWVKDLNVSANFPFVRDRIVEICFWIIGVYYEPQYYLARRILTKLTAMLSIIDDVYDAYGTIDELEIFTNAIERWDISSLVDLPEYMKLCYKALLDIFEETEQELKKQGKEYFVKYSKSEMKRLAQAYLSESRWFHSNHTPTVEEYMEVATITSTYSLLTTVSFLGMEDTTEEVLIWVTSHPKIIEAASVISRLMDDIVGTEFEHERGHVVSSVDCYMKQYNSSRQNALKELHKLVESAWKDINKECLNPTQVPMMFLIRVLNLARVMDVLYKEQDNYTNSGGVTKDYIKALLVNKVSTQ
- the LOC114181668 gene encoding (-)-germacrene D synthase-like isoform X2, producing MSTVSSSIPVFPYDAKPNSNVPRHTATFHPSIWGDYFLSYDSSFHEDDSDMKQVPVLKEYVREMIVSPVDVFCQLKDKAGNFKESILNDVQGMLSLYDASQLRFHGEDILEETYSFTLTELTKSLTTKLSPFLSGLVHRSIGQALRKGMPRLEARYYISFYQQDPSHNQRLLTFAKLDFNTLQKLHQKEVRNVTKWWVKDLNVSANFPFVRDRIVEICFWIIGVYYEPQYYLARRILTKLTAMLSIIDDVYDAYGTIDELEIFTNAIERWDISSLVDLPEYMKLCYKALLDIFEETEQELKKQGKEYFVKYSKSEMKRLAQAYLSESRWFHSNHTPTVEEYMEVATITSTYSLLTTVSFLGMEDTTEEVLIWVTSHPKIIEAASVISRLMDDIVGTEFEHERGHVVSSVDCYMKQYNSSRQNALKELHKLVESAWKDINKECLNPTQVPMMFLIRVLNLARVMDVLYKEQDNYTNSGGVTKDYIKALLVNKVSTQ